The sequence CACAGGCACCCGGTGGATGCGGGGATGACCCGGTGTGACGGCGGATTCTCACGGGACGTCCGCCAGCTACAAGCCTGTTATCGTCCGTGCCGGTGAGGGTCCCCGGGAGCGGGGCGCAGGTGGAGGATTGGCCCATCGACTTCTATCGGGGCGAGCGCATCGGAAAGTATGAGGTCGTCACCCAGCTTTCCGTGGGCGGAATGGCGGAGCTGTTTCTCGGCTTCACCTCGGGGCCGGGCGGCTTCCGCAAGTACGTGGTCATCAAGCGCATCCTCCCGGACGTGCGCGACAACGCGCAGTTCGAGCGCATGTTCCTCGACGAGGCGCGCATCACCGCGGCCTTCAACCACCCCAACATCGCGCAGGTGTTCGACCTGGGGCAGGAGGACGACGGCCTCTACCTGGCCATGGAGTTCATCGCCGGGCAGAACCTGAACCAGATTACGGGCGCGTGCCTGCGCCGCCACGAGCAGCTCCCCATCGGCTTCACGCTGTCGGTGGCGCGCGACGTCTGCATGGCGCTGCACTACGCGCACACCTTCATCGCGCCCTCCGGTGAGCCCAGCCCCGTCATCCACCGCGACGTCGCGCAGAAGAACATCATGGTGACGTACGACGGCGTGGTGAAGCTGCTCGACTTCGGCATCGCCAAGGCGAAGGGCAGCCTGGAGCGCACCAGCGCGGGCACGGTGAAGGGCACCACCGGCTACATGTCCCCCGAGCAGGTGCGCGGCGACAAGCTCGACGGCCGCAGCGACTTGTTCTCCGTGGGCGTGATGATGCACGAGCTCATCACCGGAGCGCGCCTCTTCGCCGGCAAGAACGAGCGCGACGAGATGGTGAAGATTCTGGAGGCGCCCATTCCGTGGCCCTCGCACGTGACGCCGCACGTGCCGGAAGCCGTCTCCAAGGTGGTGATGCAGGCGCTGGAGCGCAGCCGCGAGAAGCGCTTCGCCAACGGCCGCGACATGGCCCGGGCGATTGAGTCCGCCGCGGGGCACCTGCTGATGGACTCGGACCACCGGGCCTCGATGATGAAGGAGCTGTTCGCCGAGCGCATGGCGGCCACGCGCTCACTGCTGGAGAGCGCGGAGGGTACGGCCAACTCCGCCATGGTGGACAAGGCGAAGCGCGCGCTTCGCGCAGACGACGGGCCGTACCTGCCGGAGCGCGTGGACGACTCCACGCCCCAGGGCGGTGTCGCCTCGGTGCCGCGCAAGCAGCCGCGCCGGGGGCCAGCGAAGGGCGCGGGCCGGCAGGCCGACGTCGCCGACACCGCGAAGACGGAGGCGAAGGACTCCCGGCTGTCGAACGTGCTGTGGGGCCTGTTCCTCCTGTCCATCCTGGTGGGCGGTGCCTATGGCGCGTGGCGTCTGTCGCAGGTGCTGAACGCGACGGTGGAGGCAGACCCCAACCCGAAGGAGCTCCAGAAGTTCGACTCGAAGCTCCCCGTCTTCCGCGAGCCGGGCATGCCGGAGCCGGACGCGGGCTCGGCGGTGGCGCAGGTAAAGGTGGAGCCGACTCCGCCGGTGCACGAGGACAAGGGCCCGAAGACGGAGCGGCCGACCGAGGCCCCGGTGCGCGGCAAGGGCAAGCTGACGCTGGTGGTGACGCCGGACGCGGACGTGTACCGGGGCAAGAAGAAGCTCGGCCGCACGCCCATGTTCAACGTGACGCTGCCGGTGGGCGAGCACAAGCTGTTCATCTTCGGTCCGGACAAGAAGAAGCGCGTGCTCTCGGTGCCCATCCAGCCGGGCAAGACGGAGAAGCTGCGCCTGGCCCTCAAGGAGATTCCCGAAGGGTGAACAGTCCCCTCGATTGAAGGGCGCATCGGGGCGGGCTCCGCTATCTTCGCCGCCCCAACCTCCACTCTGGACTGCATGGCCGCGCTCACCATTGGCTTTCTGATGGACCCGCTCGAGACGGTGCGGGTGAACCACGACTCCACGTTCCAGCTCATGCTGGAGGCGCAGAAGCGCGGCCACGTGGTGCGCTACTTCGAGCAGGGCTGGCTGCGCTTCAACGGCACCTGCGCGGAGGCGCGCATGCGCCACGTCACCGTGCGCTCCGAGCAGGGCCGGCACTTCGACGTGGTCGATGACTCCGTGCACCCGCTGTCCTCGCTGGACGTGCTGTTCATGCGCAAGGACCCGCCGGTGGACGCGGAGTTCCTCCATGCCACGCAGCTGGTGGAGCTGTGCGGGGACAGGGCGCCCGCCTTCATCAACCACCCGGCCGGCATCCGCGATGCGAACGAGAAGCTCTTCGCGCTGCGCTACCCGGACCTGATGCCGGACACGCGCATCACCCGCGAGCTGCCGGTGCTGCTGGACTTCATCGCGAAGAACAAGCAGGGCACCATCCTCAAGCCCGTCGACGGCTTCGGCGGCAAGGGCATCCTCTTCCTGTCGCCCGGGGACCGGAACGCGCGCTCCGCGGTGGAATTGCTGACGCTGGGTGGCCGCGAGTCAGTGGTGGCGCAGGCGTACATCCCCGAGAGCCGCCTGGGCGACAAGCGCATCATCCTGGTGGACGGCGAGCCCGTGGGCGGCGTGCTGCGCGTGCCGTCCGAGGACGACAACCGGGGCAACATGGCCGCCGGTGGAGTGCCGAGGAAGGCCGAGCTCACGGCGAGGGACTTGGAAATCTGCGAGCGGCTGAAGCCCGAGCTGCGCCGGCGCGGGCTGCTGCTCGTGGGCATCGACGTGCTCGGGGACTACCTCACCGAGGTGAATGTCACGAGCCCCACCGGCATCTACGAGGCGAACCAGCTGGACGGCGTCTGCATCGAGGCGAAGGTGCTGGACGTGGCCGAGCGGCTGGGCGCCCAGCGCAAGGCGCGGTAGCTACCGCCCGGGTGCCGCAGGATTCGAGGGCCTGGAGGGAGACCTCCGGGCCCTTCGTGTTTCAGGGCTCCACGAGCAGTCCAGAGCCCGGCGCCACCGGGGCGTCCCCTCCCCTGTCAATCGGTTTCACGGGCTGAATGCCGGTTCATGTTTCATATTATTTCCAACGCGACGCGCCATTTCGAGGCCTGAGGCGCGGACGTGAATGTTGGTTCATGTTTCATGCGCTGGGCGACGCGTCGCGCCTTGAATGCATGTGAGTCAAGGGAGTCAGGTCTCAGCCCTCGGCCGCCGCTCTCCCCCCATCTGGCGGCCCGGGAGGCACCATGCACACGCAACACCCCCGCCGTGCTCCGCTGTGCTCGCGGTTCCCCGGATTGAGTCTCGCGACGCTCCTCCTCGCGAGCGCAGTGGGTTGTGGCTCTCCTGGCTCCGAGGAAGTTTCGCCTCGCCAGCCAGCGCCAGAGCTAAGCGAAGTCGAGAACGGGCTGACGCAGGTGACGGGCTTCGGCAGCAACCCGGGCAACCTCTTGATGTACCGGCACGTGCCGACGGGAGTACCCGCCAACGCGCCGCTCGTGGTGGTGCTGCACGGCTGTACGCAGCAGGCCGCGGGCATGGAGAACTCGGGCTGGACGGCGGCGGCCAACGTCTACAAGTTCTACGTCCTCTACCCGCAGCAGCAGAGCAGCAACAACAGCGCGAGCTGCTTCAACTGGTTCGAGCCCGGCGACTACACCCGGGGGCAGGGCGAGGCGCTCTCCATCAAGCAGATGGTGGACACGATGAAGGCGGCGTACTCCATCGACGCGTCGCGGGTGTACGTCGCGGGATTCTCTGCCGGTGGGTACATGGCGCCGGCGCTGCTTGCCGCGTACCCGGACATCTTCTCCGCGGCCTCCATCAACTCGGGAGGCCCGCACGGGTGTGCCACCACGTCCACCCAGGGCTTCAGCTGCATGAGCCCGGGCGTGGACAAGACGCCGGCCGCCTGGGGCAACGTCATCCGCTCGGCCTGGTCGAGCGCGGGCTACACGGGCCCCGCGCCCCGCGTCACCATCTGGCACGGCACCAGTGACTTCACGGTGAAGCCGATGAACCAGACCGAGGCGATGGAGCAGTGGACCAACGTCCACGGCATCGACCAGACGGCGGACACCACGGAGACGGTGGGCGGCTACCCGCACAAGGTGTACCGCGACGCCGCGGGGACGGCGCTCGTGGAGACGTGGGAAATCACCAACATGGGCCATGCCGTGGGCATGGACGCGCAGTACAACTTCCCGGGCAGCACCACCGCGTGCGGCGCCACCGCCGCGTACGTCAGCGATGTGAACCTCTGCTCCGTCTACTACCAGGCGCAGTTCTTCGGGCTGACGGGTGGAGGCTCGACGGGTGACACCACTCCGCCCACGGTGAATGTGACGGCGCCGGCGAGCGGGGCCACGGTGAGCGGCACCGTCACGGTGTCGGCGAGCGCCTCGGACGACGTGGGCGTGGCGCGGGTGGAGCTCCTGGTAGATGGGAGCGTGGTGTCCACGGACACGGCGGCGCCGTATGACTTCGCGTGGAACAGCACCAGCGTGTCCAACGGGACGCACACGCTGGGGGCGCGGGCGTACGACGCGGCGGGGAACCAGGCCACGGACAACGATACGAGTGTCACGGTGAGCAACAGCGGCACGCCGACGCCGGTGACGGTGAGCTTCGGGAGCATCACGGCGGATGACGGCTACATCAAGGCGAACGCGGATGGCAGCTCGCCCGCGCTGGGGACGCTGACGGGGCTGGCGCTGGGGCGTGGGACGGATGGGAAGTACAACCGCTCGTTCCTGTCCTTCGACACGTCGAGCATTCCGGACACGGCGACGGTGACGCGGGCGTACCTGACGGTGGCGTACTCGTCGGGCTCGGGAGACCCGTGGTCCACGCCGGCGGGGAACACGCTGCTCATCGACGTGAAGAACGGCACGTTCAACGCGGCGGCGACGGAGACGACGGACTGGGCCGCGGCCGCCACGGCGAGCGGTGTGGCGAGCATCGGTGCCTTCACGGCGGGGACGAAGGCCTCGGCGGACTTCAGCGGGGCGGGGCTCTCGGCCATCAGCCTGACGGGGAAGACGCAGCTGCGCCTGGGCTTCAGCGGCTTCCAGACGGCGACGCAGTACCTGTTCATCAAGGACGGCGCGAGCGCCACGCTGACCGTCGTGTACACGCCGTGAGGTGACGGTGGGACGGCGGGCCGGAGCGTGGTTCCGGCCCGCTGTGCTGCGGTTCTCGACTGTCGACCCGGGTTTCATGCGGGTGCTACCGGCATGAGGTTCGCGGAGGTATAGGCTCGCTTCCGCGCATGTCCGAACCCATCGCTCCCGACGAGACGCTCGACTCCATCGGCACGGCGGGGGTGCGGGTGCTTCAGCGCCGGAGCGGGTACCGCTTCACGCTGGATGCCGTGCTGCTCGCGCACTTCGCGGCGACGGAGGGCACGGGCACCCCGGGGCCCATGTTGGAATTGGGCGCGGGCAGCGGCGTGGTGTCCTTCCTCCTCGTGAAGCAGTTCCACCTCGGGCCCGTGGATTCCCTGGAGCTTCAGCCCGCGGTCTTCGCCCGGCTGCAGCGGGCCGTGGCGCTCAATGCCTGCGAGTCTCACGTGCGGCCGCTGCTCGGAGATTTGCGGCGCATCCGTGAGCTCGTGCCCGGCGGGCAGCATGTGCACGTCGTCTCCAATCCGCCGTTTCGTATCGCGAACGCCGGAGTCCGCAGTCCTGACGACGAGCGCGCCGTGTCCAAGTCAGAGGTTGCCTGTGACGCAAGTGACGTCATCGCGGCAGCACGGTACGCGCTCATGCCTGGAGGCACCGTAAGCCTCGTGTATCCGGCCTCGCGCGTGGCAGAGGTGCTCGGACTGCTGACGCAGGCGAAGCTGTACCCCTCCGTACTGCGCTTCGTGCACTCGCACGTGGGCTCACCGGCCACACGCTTCCTGGTGCAGGCCGTGCGGGACAGAGATAGGGGCCTCGCCGTGCGCCCTCCCCTCATCGTCCACGGCGAGGGCCCGGGCGGCTACTCCGCGGAGGTGGCTGCGCTGATGGAGCCACCGCTCGCGGAGCGTGGGCCTTCGCGGGATTGAGGCGGCGCCATGGCGCCGGCGACTTGATGGAGCCACCGCTCGCGGAGCGTGGGCCTTCGACGGAGTGAAGTAGCGCTACGGCGTCAGCGGCTTCGTGTTCGTCACCTGGAACCCGTCGTCCTCGGACGCGGTGATGAACGTCTCGCTGCTCGCGCGCACGTCGAGCTTCATGCGCCTGTGGCTCTTCCCCACCGTGAAGACCACGTCCAGTTCATGTGCTCCCGGCTCTACGTCCCGGAGGAGCACGTTCGTCGCGTTGCTCGAACCCCGGCGCGCTCCATCGAGCGACACCGTGCACGGCTTCTGGCACCGCACGTTGAGCTCTGACGTCCCCGCCTTACGGACCCGCGCGCGCTCCTGCTCCACCGCTTCCAGGCTCCGGTCCTCGGTGAGCCGCACGTTCCCCTTCGAGTCTCCGTAGAAAGTCGCCTCCGCGCCCGCCGGCACGTCCACGTAGTCGAGGAACAACTTCCGGCTGAACAGGCTGGCGGTCGCCTCCACGCGCCTGCGTCCCGGCTCCACGTCCTTGAACTCCCACGTGCGCTCATCTCTGCGCAGGCCGTGATTCCCGTCGAGCAGCACCGTGCAATCCTCAGGACACCGGACGATGGCCACACTCTTCGCCCCGCCCTTCACCGGCACCTTCCTGTCTTCCGCCCACTTCGGCGTGCCCGGCCTGCTGGTGCTGCCGCGCTCCACCGCGATGCGCTTGTTGCTCGTGAGGAAGACGTCCGCCCGTGCCACGTCGGGAATCTCCGCGAACCCGCTGACGAGCGGCCGGCCCAGCACGCCCGTGGCCTCCACGCGCCGCGCTCCCGTGTCGATGCCCTCGAACTCCCACGTCGAGTCCGTCACCCGCAGCCCATTCTTTCCATCGAGCACCACGGTGCACTTCTCCGGACAGCGCACGCGCACGGTGACTCCGTCCTCCGCGAGGGCCGTGGCGGACAGCGACAGGAACAGGAGCGACCAGCGCAGGGACATGGTGACTCGAGTCTCGCGCCAGCGGGCACGCGGGTCGAGTCACTCCGCGCGGTGACTCCTCGGGCTCGGGACTGAAGCGGCCCGTGGAGACTCGGAAAGCGCGACGTCGGCCCGCCTGCCCGCCGAGTGAGGAGGACATGGCTCGGGGTGCCATGGAGGGCGACCGGCCCCAACGTACCCAGGTTTCCGGAACTGGCCCTCGGGCCCATCAAGGAGGATTGGGAATGAACGTGGCACAGCTCACCGAGCAACCGAGCATCCTGAAGTCAGTGGCCCTGCTGCCACCGCGCCTGTCGCTCGGGTCGGCGATGGTGGTGCACGGGCTGGGCAAGCTGCGCAAGGAGGGGACAGAGCAGGCCGCAGGCTTCTTCGAGCAGATTGGCCTGAAGCCGGCCCGGCCCCTGGTGCTTGCCACGGGCATCACGGAATTGCTCGCGGGCGTGAGCGCCATTCTCGGGTTCGCGACGCGGCCCGCGGCGCTGGGCGTGCTCGTCACCCAGGCGGTCGCCATCGCGAAGGTCCACAGGCCCAAGGGCTTCGACGTCACCAAGGGTGGCTTCGAGTACAACCTCACGTTGTGCTCCATCGCGCTCGGGTTGCTGCTGCGCGGACCGGGGCAGCTCTCGGTACACAGTGCGCTGGAACGGAAGGCGAAGCGCAAGGAATTGCGCCGCCTGCGCCTGCTGCCGCGTCAGCGGAGGCGCTCGTTGCTGCTGGACCTGCTGGGCTGAGCCGACCCCACGGTGGCCGGGCTGCCCGGTGCAGCACACCCCTTCACCCTGCCTGAGGGTGTGTGTGTCTCCTGCCCGGCTGCCGACGGGGCGAGCGCATGCCAATTGCTCCCGAATGCCTGGACGGCCCGTAAGATGCGCGGGCCATGGCCTCATCCGTCTTCCTGATGTTGGCGCTCGCCACCACGCCGGGGGTTTCCCCGGCGCGTGAGCCCGCTCCGTCCCACAAGTTCTCCACAGCGCAGGCTCGCACCGCCGAGCTGCTGTCCTCCGCCGGCAGTGCGTCCGTGAAGGCCGCGCTCCGCGAGGACGCTGTTTCCGGGCTCGCGATGACCGCGGGCAACGGGTCCGTGCATGCGGCACTCCGTGACGGCACGGCGACCGCTGCAGTGCTCGCGGGCAACGGGTCCGTGCATGCGGCGCTCGGTAATGGTGCTGCGGTCGCCCCCGTGCTCGCGGGCGCGCAGCCCGTGAAGGCCGCGGTCACGGATGTGGCTCGGGCTCCCATCGTCAGTGCCGCCGTGCTCGCGGGCGGTGAGTCCGTGCCGTCCTCGTCGGCCTCGGAAACGTCTGCATCGGGCAAGCCCACGCCCACCTCCGCGACATCACCGACTCCCGAGGCCACCGTCTCCGACGTCGGCCGCGTCGCCGCCGAGGCCGCCCTCAGCGCCGTGCGCGCCGCCGCCGTGGCCCTGCGCACGCCGTCCGCTCCCGCCGTGGTCGACGCGGACGCGAGCTACGCCCGGGGCGTCGCGGCCCTCCAGGCGAAGGACTCCCGCACCGCCATCTCCGAGCTGTCCGCCTGCGTGCAGGCCGTGCCCTCACGCGTGGACTGCCGCTGGGAGCTCGGCTGGGCGTACCAGGTGGAGGGCCGCTGGACGGACGCCCTCGCGCAGTGGACCGAGGTGAAGAAGCTCGCGCCCGAGCACCCGGATTTGGAGACGGCGCTCGCGCAGGCCCAGGGCCAGGCCGCGCTCCAGGAGAAGCTCTCCCGCGCGCCTCAGGCCGGCAACCGCCCTCCTCCGCCTCCAGGCGCGAAGGTGCGCATCCGCGCCGTCGGTGACGTCATGCTCGGCACCACCATCCCCGAGGGACACCTTCCTCCGGAGGGCCCCGCCAGCGTCATCACCGCCGTGCGCCCGCTACTCGAGGATGCGGACTTCACCTTCGCCAACCTGGAGGGCCCGCTGTGCGACGGCGGCAAGACGACCAAGTGCCGCTCCAAGGGCAACTGCTACGCGTTCCGCTCGCCCACCGAGTACGGCGCGACGCTGAAGGAGGCCGGCGTGGACGTGGTCTCCACCGCGAACAACCACTCCGGCGACTTCGGCGAGGAGTGCCGCCGCCAGACGGAGGGCACGCTCGACGCGCTGGGCATTGCGTGGAGCGGCCCGCCGGGCTCCATCGCCACGGTGGAGCGCAACGGTCTGCGCATCGGCGTGGTGGCCTTCCACACGTCGCCCTCGTGCAACCACCTCAACAACCTCGCCACGGCCACGGCGCTGGTGCAGGCGGCCGCGGCGGAGCATGACCTCGTCATCGTCTCGTTCCACGGCGGCGCCGAGGGCAGCAAGGCGGTCCACGTGCCGGCGGGGCGCGAGATGTTCTTCGGCGAGGACCGTGGAGACTTGCGCACCTTCACCCGCGCCATGGTGGACGCGGGCGCGAACCTGGTCATCGGCCACGGCCCGCACGTGGTGCGCGGCATGGAGTTCTACAAGGGCCGGCTCATTGCCTATTCGCTGGGGAACTTCGCCACGTACGGCCGCTTCACCCTCACGGGCGCGCAGGGCCTCGGCATGGTGCTGGAGGTGGAGCTCGCCGGCGACGGCCGCTTCGAGTCCGCCCGCATCCTCCCCACGAAGCAGGTGGGCGAGGGTATCTCCCAGCCGGACCCGAAGGCCGCCGTCATCCCGCTCATCCAGGGCCTCACCGCCGACGACTTCCCCGACACGGGCGCGCGCATCTCCGACGACGGCACCGTGAAGCCCGCGGGCAAGGGCCCCGTCAGCGCGCGCTGAGTCCGCGCTCCAGCCGCCGTCCCCGAGGGGGCGGCGGACTCGTGGAATGAGCGTTCCTTCCGCTGCGGTCGCCGTCCGTGCGCGGTCGACATGAGCCCATGTGAGGGCTCAGATGATTCCTGACATACCCCTGTCACAGCGGGTGGGCAGGTTCTTCCTGTCAACCCGATGCGGTCCAGGAGGACTGTCATGAAGCTCTATTTCCATCCCATGTCCGGAAACTCGCGCCGCGTGCTGCTCGTGGCCAGCCACCTCGAGGTGCCCCTCGAGCGAATCATGGTCGACCTGACCAAAGGCGAGCAGCGCGGGGTGCCGCACCTGGGGCGCAATCCCAACGGACGTGTCCCGGTCCTCGATGACGACGGCTTCATCCTCTGGGAGTCGCGCGCCATCATGCAGTACCTGGCCGAGAAGACGCCGGGGCAGACGCTGCTCCCGACCGACGCACACGGCCGCGCCGACGTGAGCCGCTGGCTCTTCTGGTGCGCGGCCCACATGGCCCCGGCGAACACCATCTTCGTCTTCGAGAACTTCGTGAAGGCGCTGTCAGGTGGCCAGCCGGACCCCACCGAGGTCGCACGCGGAGAGGCGCTCTTCGCGCAGCATGCGCCCGTCCTCGACGCGCACCTCGCGGGCAGGACGTGGGTCTCACAGAATCGCCTGACCCTCGCGGACTTCTCCCTGGCCGCGTCGTTCGCCCTCGCTGGCCCCGCGCGCCTGCCGCTCAGGGACTACGCGAACATCCAGGCCTGGCTCGGGCGCGTGCAGGAAACCGAGGCGTGGAAGCGCACCACACCGCCTGTACCGGCCCGCTCATAGGCTCCGCCACCGCGCTGAAGCTGGCGCCATGCCGACCTCCACGCACCCGTGCCCACGGATGCGCGGGTTTCCCTCGCGCGTGAATTCCACGTGAGCCGCGAGAGACCTGTCCCATCCGTGCAGCCGCGCTGTCACTTCCACGTCGTGCGGACCGTCAGTGTGCTGTCACCCACCGCACGATGAAGCCCGCCTGCTGGCCCCACTGCCAGTCGCGTATTTGCGGCTCAAAGGATGACGCGAGCCAGGAGGGCGCGTGTCGTCTCTGTGCGGTACAAGGAACGTCGCCGTGCGCGCACTCCGACTGCCACGTCTCTCCTCGCTTCGCGCCTTCGACCATCCCGGCTACTTCGCTGTCTGGCTGGGCGCGCTGGTCTCCACCATCGGCACCTGGATGGAAACGGTGGCCATGGGCGTGTACGTCACGCAG comes from Pyxidicoccus parkwaysis and encodes:
- a CDS encoding serine/threonine protein kinase, which produces MAELFLGFTSGPGGFRKYVVIKRILPDVRDNAQFERMFLDEARITAAFNHPNIAQVFDLGQEDDGLYLAMEFIAGQNLNQITGACLRRHEQLPIGFTLSVARDVCMALHYAHTFIAPSGEPSPVIHRDVAQKNIMVTYDGVVKLLDFGIAKAKGSLERTSAGTVKGTTGYMSPEQVRGDKLDGRSDLFSVGVMMHELITGARLFAGKNERDEMVKILEAPIPWPSHVTPHVPEAVSKVVMQALERSREKRFANGRDMARAIESAAGHLLMDSDHRASMMKELFAERMAATRSLLESAEGTANSAMVDKAKRALRADDGPYLPERVDDSTPQGGVASVPRKQPRRGPAKGAGRQADVADTAKTEAKDSRLSNVLWGLFLLSILVGGAYGAWRLSQVLNATVEADPNPKELQKFDSKLPVFREPGMPEPDAGSAVAQVKVEPTPPVHEDKGPKTERPTEAPVRGKGKLTLVVTPDADVYRGKKKLGRTPMFNVTLPVGEHKLFIFGPDKKKRVLSVPIQPGKTEKLRLALKEIPEG
- the gshB gene encoding glutathione synthase gives rise to the protein MAALTIGFLMDPLETVRVNHDSTFQLMLEAQKRGHVVRYFEQGWLRFNGTCAEARMRHVTVRSEQGRHFDVVDDSVHPLSSLDVLFMRKDPPVDAEFLHATQLVELCGDRAPAFINHPAGIRDANEKLFALRYPDLMPDTRITRELPVLLDFIAKNKQGTILKPVDGFGGKGILFLSPGDRNARSAVELLTLGGRESVVAQAYIPESRLGDKRIILVDGEPVGGVLRVPSEDDNRGNMAAGGVPRKAELTARDLEICERLKPELRRRGLLLVGIDVLGDYLTEVNVTSPTGIYEANQLDGVCIEAKVLDVAERLGAQRKAR
- a CDS encoding extracellular catalytic domain type 1 short-chain-length polyhydroxyalkanoate depolymerase, translating into MHTQHPRRAPLCSRFPGLSLATLLLASAVGCGSPGSEEVSPRQPAPELSEVENGLTQVTGFGSNPGNLLMYRHVPTGVPANAPLVVVLHGCTQQAAGMENSGWTAAANVYKFYVLYPQQQSSNNSASCFNWFEPGDYTRGQGEALSIKQMVDTMKAAYSIDASRVYVAGFSAGGYMAPALLAAYPDIFSAASINSGGPHGCATTSTQGFSCMSPGVDKTPAAWGNVIRSAWSSAGYTGPAPRVTIWHGTSDFTVKPMNQTEAMEQWTNVHGIDQTADTTETVGGYPHKVYRDAAGTALVETWEITNMGHAVGMDAQYNFPGSTTACGATAAYVSDVNLCSVYYQAQFFGLTGGGSTGDTTPPTVNVTAPASGATVSGTVTVSASASDDVGVARVELLVDGSVVSTDTAAPYDFAWNSTSVSNGTHTLGARAYDAAGNQATDNDTSVTVSNSGTPTPVTVSFGSITADDGYIKANADGSSPALGTLTGLALGRGTDGKYNRSFLSFDTSSIPDTATVTRAYLTVAYSSGSGDPWSTPAGNTLLIDVKNGTFNAAATETTDWAAAATASGVASIGAFTAGTKASADFSGAGLSAISLTGKTQLRLGFSGFQTATQYLFIKDGASATLTVVYTP
- a CDS encoding tRNA1(Val) (adenine(37)-N6)-methyltransferase; its protein translation is MSEPIAPDETLDSIGTAGVRVLQRRSGYRFTLDAVLLAHFAATEGTGTPGPMLELGAGSGVVSFLLVKQFHLGPVDSLELQPAVFARLQRAVALNACESHVRPLLGDLRRIRELVPGGQHVHVVSNPPFRIANAGVRSPDDERAVSKSEVACDASDVIAAARYALMPGGTVSLVYPASRVAEVLGLLTQAKLYPSVLRFVHSHVGSPATRFLVQAVRDRDRGLAVRPPLIVHGEGPGGYSAEVAALMEPPLAERGPSRD
- a CDS encoding DoxX family protein, yielding MNVAQLTEQPSILKSVALLPPRLSLGSAMVVHGLGKLRKEGTEQAAGFFEQIGLKPARPLVLATGITELLAGVSAILGFATRPAALGVLVTQAVAIAKVHRPKGFDVTKGGFEYNLTLCSIALGLLLRGPGQLSVHSALERKAKRKELRRLRLLPRQRRRSLLLDLLG
- a CDS encoding CapA family protein, which gives rise to MASSVFLMLALATTPGVSPAREPAPSHKFSTAQARTAELLSSAGSASVKAALREDAVSGLAMTAGNGSVHAALRDGTATAAVLAGNGSVHAALGNGAAVAPVLAGAQPVKAAVTDVARAPIVSAAVLAGGESVPSSSASETSASGKPTPTSATSPTPEATVSDVGRVAAEAALSAVRAAAVALRTPSAPAVVDADASYARGVAALQAKDSRTAISELSACVQAVPSRVDCRWELGWAYQVEGRWTDALAQWTEVKKLAPEHPDLETALAQAQGQAALQEKLSRAPQAGNRPPPPPGAKVRIRAVGDVMLGTTIPEGHLPPEGPASVITAVRPLLEDADFTFANLEGPLCDGGKTTKCRSKGNCYAFRSPTEYGATLKEAGVDVVSTANNHSGDFGEECRRQTEGTLDALGIAWSGPPGSIATVERNGLRIGVVAFHTSPSCNHLNNLATATALVQAAAAEHDLVIVSFHGGAEGSKAVHVPAGREMFFGEDRGDLRTFTRAMVDAGANLVIGHGPHVVRGMEFYKGRLIAYSLGNFATYGRFTLTGAQGLGMVLEVELAGDGRFESARILPTKQVGEGISQPDPKAAVIPLIQGLTADDFPDTGARISDDGTVKPAGKGPVSAR
- a CDS encoding glutathione S-transferase family protein; protein product: MKLYFHPMSGNSRRVLLVASHLEVPLERIMVDLTKGEQRGVPHLGRNPNGRVPVLDDDGFILWESRAIMQYLAEKTPGQTLLPTDAHGRADVSRWLFWCAAHMAPANTIFVFENFVKALSGGQPDPTEVARGEALFAQHAPVLDAHLAGRTWVSQNRLTLADFSLAASFALAGPARLPLRDYANIQAWLGRVQETEAWKRTTPPVPARS